The following are encoded in a window of Streptomyces sp. Go-475 genomic DNA:
- a CDS encoding Uma2 family endonuclease produces the protein MVVEVRQPSAQLSVDEFEALAEFTAREIETVSLEFIGGRLGVRKARNGNHGAVAAWLACRCLEARPDLGLHPNLGLRVEEHGEGRALPDGVLAPKGSFAGQGAWAGPGTALMTVEITSHDPDTHHRDRVAKPRSYAGAGIPLYLLVDRDTRWTAVHSHPDPALGYRDVHMVRFGGTLTLPEPLGIDLDTEELKQYAD, from the coding sequence ATGGTGGTCGAGGTGCGGCAGCCGTCGGCTCAGCTGTCGGTCGACGAGTTCGAGGCGCTCGCCGAGTTCACAGCCCGCGAGATCGAGACGGTCTCCCTGGAGTTCATCGGCGGGCGGCTCGGGGTCAGGAAGGCGAGGAACGGCAACCACGGCGCGGTGGCCGCGTGGCTGGCCTGCCGATGCCTGGAGGCCCGCCCCGACCTCGGCCTCCACCCGAACCTCGGCCTGCGGGTGGAGGAGCACGGCGAGGGGCGGGCCCTGCCCGACGGGGTGCTCGCGCCCAAGGGGAGTTTCGCGGGCCAGGGCGCCTGGGCCGGCCCCGGGACCGCCCTGATGACGGTGGAGATCACCTCGCACGACCCGGACACCCACCACCGCGACCGCGTGGCGAAGCCCCGGTCCTACGCCGGTGCCGGGATCCCCCTCTACCTGCTGGTCGACCGGGACACCCGCTGGACGGCCGTGCACAGCCATCCGGACCCCGCGCTCGGGTACCGGGACGTCCACATGGTCAGGTTCGGCGGCACCCTCACCCTCCCCGAGCCC